In the genome of Pseudoglutamicibacter cumminsii, one region contains:
- the bcp gene encoding thioredoxin-dependent thiol peroxidase, producing the protein MSNRLEPGQKAPDFTLTAADGSTVSLKDLTNGTKAIVYFYPKAMTPGCTKQACDFRDSLESLASHGYKVVGVSPDPVEKLAKFVERDELTFPLLSDEDHAVAEAYGAWGVKKNYGREYEGLIRSTIVIDENGTIELAQYNVRATGHVAKLHRDLNLV; encoded by the coding sequence ATGAGCAACCGTCTAGAACCGGGCCAAAAAGCACCTGACTTCACCTTGACCGCAGCTGACGGAAGCACCGTGAGCCTCAAGGACCTTACGAACGGCACCAAAGCCATCGTGTACTTCTACCCCAAGGCAATGACCCCGGGATGCACTAAGCAAGCGTGCGACTTCCGCGACTCGCTCGAGTCCCTGGCCTCCCACGGCTACAAGGTCGTTGGGGTTTCTCCGGACCCGGTCGAGAAACTCGCGAAGTTCGTTGAGCGTGACGAGCTAACCTTCCCGCTACTTTCTGACGAAGACCACGCCGTCGCGGAAGCCTACGGCGCGTGGGGCGTCAAGAAGAACTACGGACGCGAGTACGAAGGCCTCATCCGGTCAACCATCGTGATTGACGAGAACGGAACCATCGAGCTCGCCCAGTACAACGTCCGCGCCACAGGACACGTCGCCAAACTTCACCGAGACCTGAATCTGGTCTAA
- the ilvD gene encoding dihydroxy-acid dehydratase, with amino-acid sequence MPALRSRTVTHGRNMAGARALMRASGVANQDIGKPIIAVANSFTEFVPGHTHLAPVGRIVSEAIHKAGAVAREFNTIAVDDGIAMGHGGMLYSLPSRDIIADSVEYMANAHCADALVCISNCDKITPGMLLAALRLNIPTVFVSGGPMESGRAVLTDGTVKSLDLVNAIADAVDESVSDADMLSIEENACPTCGSCSGMFTANSMNCLTEAIGLALPGNGSVLATHTARKELYERAGSTIVDITKRYYEEDDESVLPRNIATREAFDNAMALDIAMGGSTNTILHLLAAAQEGEVDYTLPDIDKKSREVPCLAKVAPNVAGDRTYYMEDVHRAGGIPALLGELNRAGMLHTNVHSVHSPDLTSWLDEWDIRGGKASEEAHKLWYAAPGGKRSSTAFSQSEVWDSLDIDAENGCIRDAQHAYSADGGLAVLHGNIARNGCVVKTAGVDESIWTFSGPAVVCESQDDAVFKILSKKIKEGDVVVIRYEGPRGGPGMQEMLYPTSYLKGLGLGAKCALITDGRFSGGTSGLSIGHVSPEAASGGEIALIQDGDTITIDIPNRSIQLEISDDEMQKRRTELEAGHGYQPLKREREVSRALRAYALMATSADRGAVRDISALERIARPQDL; translated from the coding sequence ATGCCAGCACTTCGTTCACGCACAGTTACACACGGCCGCAACATGGCAGGCGCACGCGCACTCATGCGCGCATCCGGCGTCGCCAACCAGGACATCGGCAAGCCGATCATTGCCGTAGCCAACTCCTTTACCGAGTTCGTGCCGGGCCACACCCACCTCGCACCCGTGGGCCGCATCGTCTCCGAAGCGATCCACAAGGCAGGAGCTGTCGCACGCGAATTCAACACGATCGCAGTCGACGACGGCATCGCGATGGGCCACGGCGGCATGCTGTACTCGCTACCAAGCCGCGACATCATCGCCGACAGCGTCGAATACATGGCCAACGCACACTGCGCCGACGCGCTCGTCTGCATCTCCAACTGCGACAAGATCACCCCGGGCATGCTGCTGGCCGCACTGCGCCTTAACATTCCAACGGTGTTTGTCTCGGGCGGTCCGATGGAATCGGGACGCGCGGTCCTGACCGACGGAACCGTCAAGAGCCTCGATCTCGTCAACGCGATCGCCGACGCCGTCGACGAATCCGTCTCCGACGCCGACATGCTCTCGATCGAAGAGAACGCGTGCCCAACCTGCGGCTCGTGCTCCGGAATGTTCACCGCTAACTCGATGAACTGCCTCACCGAAGCGATCGGCCTTGCGCTCCCAGGCAACGGCTCCGTTCTTGCAACCCACACCGCGCGCAAGGAACTCTACGAGCGCGCCGGCTCCACCATCGTCGACATCACCAAGCGTTACTACGAAGAGGACGACGAATCCGTCCTGCCACGCAACATCGCAACCCGCGAGGCCTTCGATAACGCGATGGCGCTCGATATCGCGATGGGCGGCTCGACCAACACGATCCTGCACCTGCTCGCCGCCGCGCAGGAAGGCGAGGTCGACTACACGCTTCCGGACATCGACAAGAAGTCCCGCGAAGTCCCATGCCTCGCCAAGGTTGCGCCGAACGTTGCAGGCGACCGCACCTATTACATGGAAGACGTCCACCGCGCCGGCGGAATCCCGGCGCTACTGGGCGAACTCAACCGCGCGGGAATGCTGCACACCAACGTGCATTCCGTGCACTCCCCTGACCTCACCAGCTGGCTAGACGAGTGGGACATCCGCGGTGGCAAGGCCAGCGAGGAAGCTCACAAGCTTTGGTACGCAGCTCCTGGCGGCAAGCGTTCCTCGACCGCATTCTCGCAGTCAGAGGTGTGGGACAGCCTTGATATCGACGCGGAGAACGGCTGCATCCGCGACGCTCAGCACGCTTACTCGGCCGACGGCGGCCTTGCGGTACTGCACGGCAACATCGCGCGCAACGGTTGCGTCGTGAAAACCGCCGGCGTGGACGAATCCATTTGGACGTTCTCCGGCCCAGCAGTCGTGTGCGAATCCCAGGACGATGCTGTCTTCAAGATCCTGTCTAAGAAGATCAAGGAAGGTGACGTCGTCGTGATTCGCTACGAAGGACCACGTGGCGGCCCGGGCATGCAGGAAATGCTCTACCCGACGTCCTACCTCAAGGGTCTGGGCCTCGGTGCCAAGTGTGCGCTCATCACCGACGGCCGCTTCTCCGGCGGAACCTCGGGGCTTTCGATCGGCCACGTATCCCCTGAGGCCGCCTCCGGCGGTGAAATCGCGCTCATCCAAGACGGCGACACCATCACGATCGACATCCCGAACCGCTCGATCCAACTCGAGATCTCGGACGACGAAATGCAGAAACGCCGCACCGAGCTTGAAGCCGGCCACGGCTACCAGCCGCTCAAGCGTGAGCGTGAGGTCAGCCGCGCGCTCCGCGCCTACGCACTCATGGCAACCTCCGCCGACCGCGGCGCTGTACGCGACATCTCAGCCCTCGAGCGCATCGCGCGCCCACAGGATCTATAA